GCCTCGAACCCCGCCGCCCGCAGGTTGTACTCCACCAGTCCGGACAGGTCCTGCTCGTCTTCGATGATCAGGATGCGCGCCATCGTCCCTCCAGCCCCCCGGTTGAACAACCCGTGGCCTACCAGATTGGGGGTGGCGGTTGAATGACGAGCAGGTGACGCCTCTGTGACAGGGCTCGTCCGCCCGCCCGCTGCCGTTCGGAGGGCGAGCTCAGGGGGCGAAGGTGGGATCGCACTCCACGGGTGTCAGGGTGATGGCGGCGGCGATGAGCGGCTCGTTGCGGGCGGCGCTCACGGACTCCAGGTAGTTGCAGGAGCTGCCCAGGAAGCGCGGCGGAGTGGAGCGCGAGAGCGCCTCGATGACGACGACGTAGTCGCGGCCCACGGGGATGTCCACGGCCAGCTCCTGGGCCCCGCTCTGCAGCCCCGCGGTGAAGCGCAGGGCGCGCGCCTTCGTGCCGTCCGGCCCCTGGAGGACGAGCGCCTCCTCGGGTTCCACCTGCTGGTGGAGGCAGGAGCGTTGGAGGTCTCCACACCGGCGTGACTTGCCCTCGGGCAGCACCACCACCTGGAAGGCGCCCAGCTCGTCGGCGACGGCGCGCGAGATGCTCAGCTCCAGGGCGAGGCTGTTGCCGGACGAGGGAGGCTCCGCCCCACAGCCAGCGGCGAGGAGGGGGCCCAGCAGGAGGAGAAGGGAGGGACGCGGGCTCATGGATTGACCCGGATGGTGATGGGGACGCGGCCGCGCTCCTCGGAGGTGGCGTAGACGACGGCGCCGGCGGTGCCCGCCACGGCCACCGCGCCCACCGCCACCCAGAGCCACGGACTCTTGTACCAGGGGCGCTCGCCGGGCGTGGCCACCGTGCCGGGCTCGGGCGCTATCTGGAAGACGAGCGGGTTGAAGGCATCGCCCCGGCCCGCCAGCCGCCGCTGCGCCGCGTCCGCCACCTCGAAGTAGTACTCCACCTCGTAGGCCGAGGCCGTGGCCGGCAGCTCGTAGGCGGGGATGGTGGCGGTGAAGCGCTCCTTGTTGGCGCGGTCGCGCGCGAAGTCCACCGAGCTGTAGGCCTGGGCGCCCGCGCGCCGGTAGAAGAGCCGCGCCCGGGCCCCGAGCGCCATGTCCCGGATGAGGGCCTCGGCCACCACCGGCGTGCCGCCCCCGGCATCCGGGATGGGGTCCACCTGGAGGGTGACGGGCCGGACGCGCCGGTTCTTGATGTCCTCCTTGATGCGCGCGTAGAGCGTGCGGATCTTCGGCGGCGTGGTGCGCGGCAGCTCGTAGTCCGGCCGCGCCTGGAGGAGCATCTCGTAGGCCTCGCGCGCCCGCGCCTCGTCCCCCAGGTACAGCGAGGTGAGCCCGAGCAGGCGGTAGAGCTCCACGAGCTGATCATCCGTGACGTCGGGGGCGTCGAGGCCGGCCTCCAGCGTCTTCACCGCCTCCTCGAACTCGCCGTCGCTGATCTGCGCCTGGGCGCGGGCGATCTCCGGCCGGGCCGGTGCCGCCTGGAAGAGGAGGGGAGGAGGGAAAAGAGGCCGGGCGAGCGAGGCGCCGGGGGACAGCAGGCTCGCCACCACGATGCTGGCCACCACGCGATTCCGCCGGTCGTACATTGGCACCTACCCTAGCAAACGGCCAGACAGCCCTCTAGCGCGAGGACACTCCCGCAACGGTGAAGGACCCGTGACATCTATAGAGGTTCGGGCGCGTTGACTGCGGGGGGGACCCTCACCATGATGCGTGCCCCTTTTTGGATAGGAACTCGAGTAGATGCTCGTAAAGATTGAAGAAATTCGCGACACAGGCCTCCAGGTGAAGAAGGAGATGAGCCTGGAAGCGCTCGGAGCCGCGCTCGAGGGGTCCGGCTTCCGGCCGCTCGAGCCCCTGGTGGTCTCGGCGAGCCTGCGCAAGCTGAGCGGGGGCGTGCTGCTCGAGGGCAAGTTCACCTCGCGCGTGGTGGCCGAGTGCAAGCGCTGCCTCACCGAGTCGAAGCTGGAGCTGCCGGTGTCCTTCGCCATCAACCTCATTCCCGAGTCGCTCGCCCGCGGCGAGGGCATGCTGGACAAGGACGAGGAGGCCGACGACAAGGGCCATGGTGAGAGCGGCGGCTCGTTCGCGTTGGATGACGCGGACGAGGAGCTGTTCGACGGGAAGGTGATCAACCTGGAGCCGATCGTCCGCGAGCAGGTGCTGCTGGCGCTGCCGATGAGCGCCGTGTGCCGCGAGGATTGCAGCGGGCTGTGCGTGAAGTGCGGCCAGAACCTCAACGACAAGCAGTGCGGCTGCGACACGACGTTCGTGGACCCGCGGCTGGCGGCGCTCAAGAACATCAAGCTCCAGGGCTAGTCCGTGCCCCGGGCACGGGAAGGACGAAGGCCGCCACCTCGCACCGGGGGGCGGCCTTTTGTTTTCATGCTAGCGTCCTGGTCTCTTGACTACGAACGATGCTCCTCGTGGAGCACCCAAGAAGTCGTTGGTGGTGCTTGGACTGGTCGCGCTGGGCGCGGGCTTGTTCCTGGTTTGTGGTCTGCCCCCCTTCCGGTCCATGAGGGAGCACGACGAGCGGCTTGCTCGAATCGAGCAGGAACTGCTGCGACTCCCACTTCCAGAAGGCACGGAGCGGCTTGGGGTGTACTCGCGCGTGGGTCTGCTCTCGGGAGGAGGTAATCATTGTGACTATGTTTCCGTGATGGCCCTCCGAGGGAATGTGGAGCGGACCGCGCTGGAGGCTCTGTACCGCCAGCAGACGGTGTCTTCGCCAGACGGATATGCACTCGAGATCCGGATAGGAGCAGGCGGACTCCAACCCGCGCCAGAGTATGAGGATGCCCTGCTGGCTCGCGAATGGATGGATGCATTTCAGGTGGACGGGCAGCAGGTCAGGGTCGTGTACGTGTTCGATGCGGGACTGAACCCAGATGGGGACCCTCGCTGTCATTGAGTACGCTTCGGGCTTCAAGAAGAGGGGGGGCAGTTCATGGATGAAAAGCGAATGGCTGGCGCCGGGGGGCACTGCGCGAGCCACACAGCGCAACCCACGCTCTCTCAAGAAGCGAGGGGCAAGGCACTCCTGAAGGCTCAACGGGTTTCAGTGGAGGCCATGGATGCGGAGGCCTTCTTCAAGTGGCCCAAAACAGCACGGATCAAGTGGTATTGCTCCACGCTCTGCGCATATCAGGACCAGTTGTTCGAGAGCTCGCGCCGGAACAACGTGCCCGCGCAACTCATCGCGGCCTGCATCCTCAATGAATTGGCGGATATCAAGTTTCAGGATGTATGGCAGGAGCGGCTGGGCGCGATAAAGGGCTCCCTGGGGCCTGCGCAGATGCAAGTCCAGACGGCCACGGAGTTCGGGCACGTCGATGTTCCCCGAGAAGTTCTCGAGCGCAATGATGCAGCGAACAGGTTCCAGCCAGAACCTCCCCTCGTTTCGGATGGGTACTCACCTCCGCCGCCCCGGGATCTGCTCTTGCGCTCCTATGTGGCTGGGCGTTTGAAGATCATGCAGGTGGGCATCGAGGCGGTCGCGCGGGAACTCGCGAGGCTGTTGACCTTGATGGCGAAACACAAGACGAAATCGTGGCAGCAGCAGCATGGTTTCAATGCCCCGGCGCCCGCGGTGGCGCCCCACCCCCATGCCTTCTTCCAGAAGAACAGCTTCCGGGGCGCCACGGACAATGAACGGTTCGAGCAGCTGTGTGACTCGCTCATTGCCGCGTACAACTCTCCGGACATCATCATCGCGATGAACCCGGGAAAATCCGTTCTGCTCGGTGGCGCCAGTGGCGCGCCCCCCTACCTCGATGCGCGCCAGCATGGCTTCAACGGCGCCACGATCGGATGGGACATCTTCACTGAAGGGCTGTTTGTGCAGCCCTGACGTCAGCCGCACGCCCAGCCGAGCGCGAGGACCTCGGGGTGGTTGGGGCAGCGCGTGATGTGGGCGGTTCCCAGGTCGCCCCACATGAGCGGGAGGTTGTGCTCGGAATCAATCTGGAACACGTACTCCATCCGCGTCTTGCACTGGGGGCACTCCGGATACTCCACGCCCTGGATCCAATGCGGCCAGCCCAGCAGCTTGTCCCCCATCGACGCGTTGGCGACGGTCTCCGCCTCCAGATCGTGGATTCCGATGGGCGGAGCGTCGAGCCCGAGCTCCGCACACCGGATCCGGACCGTGTTCGCCTCGAAGTCGTAGTCGAAGTCGAGCCCGAGCTCCTCGTGCTCGGCGGCGGAGGGGAGGTCCTCGGCCTGCTTCCAGCCGGAGATCTCCTTGGGAGGAAACGGCTTCCCGGCCGGCGCGGCCATGTTCCCATGCCCCACGTCGATGATGCGGAGCCGATGCGCCTCGCTGAAGGGAGACCACCCGTCGCACTCCTGCTCGCAGTCCTCGTGCTCGCAGTAGAACGCCTGCAGCAGCCCCGGCCCGAGCCGCTGCCGCACTTCCTCGGGAAGCGACAACAGGTTGAGCTGGAGGAGGAGCCGGAGCGGTCGCTTGCAGTTCCCACACGCCGGGTGGCTCTCGCCGCTCGGGAGCCACGGCAGTCCGCCGAATCGCGACCCGTGGGCGGGCCCGGGCCCGTTCTTCACCTGGGGCAGCCAGGCGGTGCGCCGGTGCTTGTTCCGCCACGGCTCGAGTGCCTTCAGGATCGCTTCCGCCTTCGCCGCATCATCCGACTTGTCCGAGGGTCCCATGCCCGCATCCTACCGCTCACGCGGGGAAGTTCGCCGTATGAGGAACGCGGGCGACGAAGCGGGTACCTCCTTCGGGAGGACTCTCCACCACGAGCTCGCCGCCGTGCTTGCGGACGATCTCCCGGCTGATGTGGAGCCCGAGGCCCACGCCGCTCTGATCGCTCCGCAACCGGTGGAACCGCTCGAAGATGCGCTCGTGCTCTCCGGCGGGAATGCCGTGGCCGTGATCTCGCACCGCCAGGGTGATGGCGTCCGGTTCCCTGTCGAGCTCGACTTCGATCCGCGTCCCGGGAGGGCTGTATTTCCTCGCGTTGTCGAGCAGGTTGATCAGCACCTGCTCCATGCGCAGCGGATCGATGACCGCCTCGACCTTGCCGGAGTCTCGCACGTGCACGGTGTGCTCCGGCGCCAGGGCCTGCATCTGCTCGGCCACCTCCCGGACCAGCGTGGAGACATCACTCGGGACGAGCGTCAGGGGCAACCGGTCCGAGTCGAGCCGCGCCGTGTCGAGCACCTGTTCGATCAACTTCGCCTGACGCGTGGCCTGGCGGGCGACGAGCTCCAGACTGCGCCGGAGCCAGTCCGGGTCCACCTCTTGCGCCTTGTTGAGCTTGCGCAGCGCGGCCTGCGTGTACGCGAGCATGCTGGTCAGCGGCGTCCGCAGCTCGTGGGCGAGCATCGACAGCAGCGCGTCCTTGGCCTGGGCGGAGGCGGTGGCCTCGGCCTGGGCGGCCCGGGCGGAGACGAGCTCGTGCCGCTGCACCTCGGCCGCGCGCACGCGCTCGAGCTGCTCCAGCATCCACTTCATGCGCGTGTCGGCGGCGGCGCCGTCGATCACCGCGGCCGGCGGCTCGTAGTAGAGGTTGTCGTAGGCCACCTCTCCCACGGCGACCCACGGGTGGACGCGCATGGCGTCGTGGCAGACCGCCGCGGGGAAGCGCGAGCGGTTGTACATGCAGACGGCCACCAGCGGCTCGCCCGGGTACAGGTTGTTCCCGAGCGCCTCGTAGTGGATGAGCTTGTTGGCGCCCACCCCCAGCTGCAGCGCCCAGGTCATCTCGGCGACGATGCGCAGGCCGGTGAAGCCCTCCGCCAGCGTCCGCGCGATGGTCTGGCGCACGTAGGCGATCATCGCGGTGGGATCGAACTCCCCGTCGGGAAAGGACACCTCCCACCGGTTGACCAGCACCAGGGCCCCGCGCTCGCGCTGCCGCGCCACGTCCACCCCGGCTGCCTCCAGGCTGCGCTCGATGCGGGCGGGATCGTGCTCACCCACGACATAGACACAGCGCTCCCCGGCTTCGAACGCCAGGGCGGCGTAGGGCGCCACGAGCGCGAGGGGATCCTCCTGCTCGTCGTAGAGGAGGCAGGCGTGCTGCCCCCGCTGTAGCTGCCGCACGCAGCCGAGACTCGAATGCTCCATGGTGGGTGCTCCGCATCCTCGCCCACGGGGCGGCGAGTCCAATCGGCGCATTGTGCCGCAACGGGTGTTGCGCGTCCGAGCCGATCTCGCACCGGGCGGACCCGGTTCCTAGAGGATTCGACTGCCCGACACTCCGGTCCGCCGAGTGTAAGGGGAACCCCCCAGCCGCCGGAGGGCTTCCATCCCCCTACGTGCCCGCTCGCTCGAACTTCCTGCCACCGAGAGCGTGGATCGTCCGCGTACCGGCGGTGAACCGGCCCGAGATGCGCGCGCCCCGGGGGATGACGAACTCCCGCCCGGCGCCGAGCTCCATGTCCATGCCATTGATGCGCAGCACGTAGCGGCCTTCCAGGACCACGAGGTACTCGTCGAACTCCCGCCACTGCTCGCCGGTGTCCGCGTCGCTCTTCGCGTGGCAGAGGGTGAGCTGGGTGCCGTCCGCGCCGTCGAACACGTAGGCCTCGACACCGGGAATGCGCAGGGAAGCGTCCGCGACGCGGTTGGCCGCGCTCAGCAGGAACGCGGGGAAGCTGCCCAGGCCGAAGCGCGCGGCGTATTCCGCGTTGAGCGAGGAGAAGCGCTCCTTGTCGAACCCGGCCGCGGGATTCCCGTCCACCGCCGCCTCCAGGTTGTCCAGGCAGAAGTGCCAGCCCGTGGCGTCGCGGGAGACGTTCGCGCGATCCGCCGGAATGGTGGTGAAGACGAGCAGGCAGCCCTTCCCCTCGGGCTTCAATTCCCACCGCAGCAGGTCTCCCTCCCACGTGTACTCGAGCACGCGCGGCGGCTCGAACACGGAGATCTTCCCGGTGGTGGGCTCGCCTTCCGCGAAGAAGAAGCGCAGCGCGGCGCCGGCCTCCCGGGCGCCCTCGATGCGCGCGGGGAACCAGTGGGCCAGCTCCTTGCTGTCCGTGAGGGCGCGCCAGACCTTCTCGGGTGGGTGGGCGAGGCGCCGCTCGAACCGGAGCTCGACCTTGTTGCCTGTCGTCGTCAGGGTGCCGTGTTTCATCACTTCCTCCTTGGGGCCGGGCCGCGGCGGGTGGGGGCGGGCGGATCGTCCGCCATGGTGTCCAGGTGGCGCTCCAGCGCGTCGAGCCGCCGGGACCACAGCTCGCGGTACGGCGCGAGCCACGAGTCCAGCTCCACGAGCGGCTCCGGACGCAGGCGGTACAGCCGCCGTTGGGCGTCCTGCTCCACGTCGACCAGTCGAGCATCCTTGAGCACGCGCAGGTGCTTGGACACCGTGGGCTGGGTCAGCCCGAGCCGGTCCACCAACTCCCCGACGGGACGGCGCCCCTCGCGCAGGAGATCCAGGATGCGGCGGCGGTTCGGCTCCGCCACGACTTCGAACGCGCTCAGCATGCCCCTTATATGCGGATTGAGGCATATGCCTGTCAAGGCATATAAAGGGTCGGAAAAAAGCCGCGGGCTCCACCTGGAGAGCCCGCGGCCTCACGGTGACGTCAGCGCCCGGGGACGCCTACTTCGCTTCTTCCGCCGTCTCGAGGATGGTGAACTCGACGCGGCGGTTGTTCTCACGCCCCGCGGCCGTCTTGTTGGTGTCCACGGGCTTCGTCTCGCCGTAGCCCACGGCCTCCAGGCGCTCGGCGGCGATGCCCTGCTCCACGAGGAAGCGGCGGACGCTGTTGGCGCGGCGCTGGGACAGATCCAGGTTGGAGGCGTCATTGCCCTGGCTGTCGGTGTGGCCCTCGATGCGCACCTTGGTGAGCTGCGGATTGGCACGGAGCACCGCCGCCACCTGCTGCAGCAGCGGGAAGGAGCGCGGCAGCACCACGTCCTTGTTGGTGGCGAAGTACACCTTCTCCAGGATGAGGATCTTCCCGGCCGTCACCTGCACCTTGCCCTTGCCCTCGTCCGGGCAGCCGTCCTCGTCGTTCGTGCCGTTGATGACCTCGGCCTCGTTGGGGCACTTGTCCTGGCCATCGGCGATGCCATCGCGGTCATTGTCCGGGTCCGGGCAGCCGTCCTCGTCCTGGAAGCCGTCCTTGTCCTCGGGCTTGAGCGGGCACTTGTCCTGACCATCGGTGAGGCCGTCCTCGTCGTTGTCCGGATCCGGGCAGCCGTCCTCGTCCTGGAAGCCGTCCTTGTCCTCGGG
The sequence above is drawn from the Archangium gephyra genome and encodes:
- a CDS encoding ArsR/SmtB family transcription factor; the protein is MLSAFEVVAEPNRRRILDLLREGRRPVGELVDRLGLTQPTVSKHLRVLKDARLVDVEQDAQRRLYRLRPEPLVELDSWLAPYRELWSRRLDALERHLDTMADDPPAPTRRGPAPRRK
- a CDS encoding SRPBCC domain-containing protein codes for the protein MKHGTLTTTGNKVELRFERRLAHPPEKVWRALTDSKELAHWFPARIEGAREAGAALRFFFAEGEPTTGKISVFEPPRVLEYTWEGDLLRWELKPEGKGCLLVFTTIPADRANVSRDATGWHFCLDNLEAAVDGNPAAGFDKERFSSLNAEYAARFGLGSFPAFLLSAANRVADASLRIPGVEAYVFDGADGTQLTLCHAKSDADTGEQWREFDEYLVVLEGRYVLRINGMDMELGAGREFVIPRGARISGRFTAGTRTIHALGGRKFERAGT
- a CDS encoding YceD family protein, whose product is MLVKIEEIRDTGLQVKKEMSLEALGAALEGSGFRPLEPLVVSASLRKLSGGVLLEGKFTSRVVAECKRCLTESKLELPVSFAINLIPESLARGEGMLDKDEEADDKGHGESGGSFALDDADEELFDGKVINLEPIVREQVLLALPMSAVCREDCSGLCVKCGQNLNDKQCGCDTTFVDPRLAALKNIKLQG
- a CDS encoding MEDS domain-containing protein — protein: MEHSSLGCVRQLQRGQHACLLYDEQEDPLALVAPYAALAFEAGERCVYVVGEHDPARIERSLEAAGVDVARQRERGALVLVNRWEVSFPDGEFDPTAMIAYVRQTIARTLAEGFTGLRIVAEMTWALQLGVGANKLIHYEALGNNLYPGEPLVAVCMYNRSRFPAAVCHDAMRVHPWVAVGEVAYDNLYYEPPAAVIDGAAADTRMKWMLEQLERVRAAEVQRHELVSARAAQAEATASAQAKDALLSMLAHELRTPLTSMLAYTQAALRKLNKAQEVDPDWLRRSLELVARQATRQAKLIEQVLDTARLDSDRLPLTLVPSDVSTLVREVAEQMQALAPEHTVHVRDSGKVEAVIDPLRMEQVLINLLDNARKYSPPGTRIEVELDREPDAITLAVRDHGHGIPAGEHERIFERFHRLRSDQSGVGLGLHISREIVRKHGGELVVESPPEGGTRFVARVPHTANFPA
- a CDS encoding tetratricopeptide repeat protein; protein product: MYDRRNRVVASIVVASLLSPGASLARPLFPPPLLFQAAPARPEIARAQAQISDGEFEEAVKTLEAGLDAPDVTDDQLVELYRLLGLTSLYLGDEARAREAYEMLLQARPDYELPRTTPPKIRTLYARIKEDIKNRRVRPVTLQVDPIPDAGGGTPVVAEALIRDMALGARARLFYRRAGAQAYSSVDFARDRANKERFTATIPAYELPATASAYEVEYYFEVADAAQRRLAGRGDAFNPLVFQIAPEPGTVATPGERPWYKSPWLWVAVGAVAVAGTAGAVVYATSEERGRVPITIRVNP
- a CDS encoding DUF1963 domain-containing protein; this translates as MGPSDKSDDAAKAEAILKALEPWRNKHRRTAWLPQVKNGPGPAHGSRFGGLPWLPSGESHPACGNCKRPLRLLLQLNLLSLPEEVRQRLGPGLLQAFYCEHEDCEQECDGWSPFSEAHRLRIIDVGHGNMAAPAGKPFPPKEISGWKQAEDLPSAAEHEELGLDFDYDFEANTVRIRCAELGLDAPPIGIHDLEAETVANASMGDKLLGWPHWIQGVEYPECPQCKTRMEYVFQIDSEHNLPLMWGDLGTAHITRCPNHPEVLALGWACG